GAGAGTAATTTCTACGCCTAATACTTCTTCTGCATGCACCTGACCTACAAACAGCAGGGCTGGACGCTCCCAAGTGGCTTCTACATTCGCTGAAATTTGCATGGCATAGATGGGCAGGTTCTCTTCTTGAGAATAACCAATCATATGCACTTTGGCAATATTGGGATATGATTCTTCCAGTTGGAAAAGAATCTCGGTTATTTCATCATAGGTGTGATAACATTCTGGCAAATTGTCCATTGCAAATAACGGAACTAAGCTCAATAAGGCACACAGCAAAACTATCCGCATGTTTCTCTCCAAGTGTTCTTTTTGGGTATAAGATGCAATTTTTGCTCCAAATAGAGCTTCATATTGCTTTACGAGTAATGACGGCACAGATAGGCTTATGCTCCAGGTTTTTGCAGATAGGCTTCAAGCAGCTTCAAGGTATTATCCACAGCCTGAATATGAGTTCGCTCATATCCGTGCGAAGCGAAAACTCCTGGACCAATCAGAGCGTGCTTAATATCGTATCCGGCTCTTAACGCACCCTCAACATCCGATCCGTAAAATGGATAAATATCAACGGCATACTGCAACTTAAGCTCTTCTGCCAAGTGCACCAAAGCGTCTGTAACATCCCAATCGTAGGGTCCGCCGGAATCTTTGGCGCAAATGGATACCTTATACTCATCGGTGTCAAGATCATCGCCTACTGCGCCCATATCCACAGAAATCATTTCAGTTGTATCTTGAGGGAATCCCGATGCTGCACCATGACCCACTTCTTCGTAGGTGGTAAACAAGATACTGGTTTTGCGGGCAAGTTTCAAACTTCCTTCATGCACTTCCTTGGCCAATGCTAAAAGTACGCCGGCGCTGGCTTTATCATCTAAATGGCGGCTTTTAATGAATCCGGAATCTGTAACAATAGTGCGGGCATCCAGAGAAATGAAGTCACCTGGTGAAATGCCCAATTTCTGAGTATCGGCTTTGCTTTTAACTGTTTCATCCAAAACTACTTCCATATTGGCATCATCTCGCTTGCTGGAACCTGTATCACTATATACATGAACCGCCGGACCATTGATGTACACTGTGCCGGTGTAGGTTTTACCACTACGGGTGTGTACGATTACGTTTTCGTTCTCGATATTGTTTTCGGGGTATCCGCCTATCTTGCTAAAGCGCAATCTTCCATTGCTCTTAATGGAGCGCACCATAGCTCCCAAGGTATCTATGTGGGCTGCCAATACCAGAGGATTGCCTTCTCCACCGAGGGTAGCATGCACCGAGCCTTTACGGGAAAGAATAGCTTTGAAGCCAAGTTTTTCTAATTCATCAATCAAGTATTTAGTAGCCAATTTTGTAAATCCGGTGGGACTTGGTGTTTTACATAAAGCAACTATTTGTTCAACAGCGTATTTGCTATAATTCATTTATACTCCAATTTAATTATTTATTGGTTCAGATCAATGCGAGGCATTTATAATAGTATTCTTTGTTTGCCCGAATGATGGTATCCAAATCCGGCTCTGCAATCTGAGTAGTGGAGTCTAAGGTTTTTTCTACCAAAGTATATATCTGAGGGAAACTGATTTGTGCTTCCAAAAACAGCTTCATAGCCGCTTCAACGGCGGCATTTATGGCAGTTGGGAAGATTCCGCCTTGACGTGCTGCTTCCAATCCTAAATAAAACAGAGGAAAACGCTCAGGGCAGATATGGTCAAAGCTAAGATCGGGCTTGGCAATGAGATCTGTTTGCACCAAGCTAGATTGCCATCTTTCGGGATAGCTAAGGGCATACAGAATGGGCAGACTCATATCGGGTGAACTCATCTGGGCAAGGATTGAGCCATCAATATACTGAACCATAGAGTGGATGATAGATTGAGGATGAATCACAGCCTCAATTTGATCATAGTCGAGGTCAAACAGCCAGTGCGCTTCCATTACTTCCAAGGCTTTGTTGAACATTGTGGCGCTATCTAAAGTTACTTTTGCCCCCATATCCCAGTTTGGATGTTTGAGCGCCATTTGGGGGGTGATGTGGATAAACTCGGCTAAATCAAGTGTGCGAAAGGCTCCGCCCGAAGCCGTGATAATAAGCTTCTGCACTTCATTGCGAGGGTGCTTGCCCAACGCTTGAAAAATAGCTGAATGTTCGCTATCTATGGGAATTATCTGTCCGGGTTGCCTTAGCTTTTGCACAAGATGACCGCCCATCACCAAGGAT
This window of the Candidatus Cloacimonadota bacterium genome carries:
- the dxr gene encoding 1-deoxy-D-xylulose-5-phosphate reductoisomerase; amino-acid sequence: MVKKIALLGATGSIGDSFFKVYKEHKASIKISFAAAHSNVAKLCELATTYKIPQISFTGIEESSTQRMIRNQYPQLKIYFGKESLLSLLAEEDYDIGLNAIGGSAGIEATFAILNKGVRLALANKESLVMGGHLVQKLRQPGQIIPIDSEHSAIFQALGKHPRNEVQKLIITASGGAFRTLDLAEFIHITPQMALKHPNWDMGAKVTLDSATMFNKALEVMEAHWLFDLDYDQIEAVIHPQSIIHSMVQYIDGSILAQMSSPDMSLPILYALSYPERWQSSLVQTDLIAKPDLSFDHICPERFPLFYLGLEAARQGGIFPTAINAAVEAAMKLFLEAQISFPQIYTLVEKTLDSTTQIAEPDLDTIIRANKEYYYKCLALI
- a CDS encoding M42 family metallopeptidase, with translation MNYSKYAVEQIVALCKTPSPTGFTKLATKYLIDELEKLGFKAILSRKGSVHATLGGEGNPLVLAAHIDTLGAMVRSIKSNGRLRFSKIGGYPENNIENENVIVHTRSGKTYTGTVYINGPAVHVYSDTGSSKRDDANMEVVLDETVKSKADTQKLGISPGDFISLDARTIVTDSGFIKSRHLDDKASAGVLLALAKEVHEGSLKLARKTSILFTTYEEVGHGAASGFPQDTTEMISVDMGAVGDDLDTDEYKVSICAKDSGGPYDWDVTDALVHLAEELKLQYAVDIYPFYGSDVEGALRAGYDIKHALIGPGVFASHGYERTHIQAVDNTLKLLEAYLQKPGA